The nucleotide window ATCCTGCACTGCTCGTGTCCTTCAGAATCATCACCCTCTTCTCGCTCAGCTGGTGGAGAACTGAAGTTCAGATTAGAAGCACTTTGACCCATTTGAAATCTCTTCAAATAATCCACCAAAAAGGTGATGGTGGTGCAAATGACATGAGAATATGTCTGATAGCTGAGGTCCTTTTAGGTAATGACAAAGATaatgccaaaatattttaatgccaGGCTTtgcacccccaccccaaaaaaaaaaaaaagtctgcaacAGAAACTTACCTTCTCACAGGACAAACTGCTGGCTTCTGAGATTGGCCTGACATTTGTGCTGCCCCTCTCCTTTCAAATTCTACACCATTTTAAGAGTACTAGCTTGGAATAGCAAAAATTCTACTTGTACTGTCAGAACTTTGGAGCCTTAGTTCTACTTCTAGCTCTTAATAGCATCAGTTACCAAAACCACCCAGAGTAGCTGTACTTCATTATCAGGTCCTTATCGCCTACACTTTGTTCTCCAGGAGACAAAACTAGAAAAGCTCTACACCGTCTTAGGGGGACCCGACTCAAGGTCTGAACTGATATTGCTTTTACCTGTCCTCCAGTCTTTCCTCTTCCATACTGCCGGCCCTCCTTAAACCCTGCATCCCAGTCTGTTCGAACGATGCGGTCGTCTAGTCGCGTGCCGTTGATAAATCGCATTGCGTGTTCAGCGTCTGCTCTCGTGTAGTATCTGAGACACACTCTAAGGAAAACTACATGTACTGTTTTGTTggctgcagggaaaagaaagagaactaCTGCATTTGAGAGGCAGAAGAGCCCTGCCTTCCAGGTTTTCCTACTGTGCCTACTCTTTTCTCTGGGATCAAACAACTGCAGTCATGAAAACCAAGCTGAAAACAGCTCCCACTCCTTCCTAAGGTTCTGAACTTTAATGATAGTACCTGTACAGGCAAGAAATAGCTTTGGATCACTTATATCACAAGCagataaaacaaacatgttAAAGCCTTGCTACGGGCAAGAAATCCGTATGACGCCTTCTTCTATCACGCGAAACTTGACTAAACGTGAGCAGGAGGCGCAGGCCTCGCgggagagctctgcagagacAGCTCACGGGGCAACTTGTACGAGCGTGCACCccgtgctggggagcagcaccaCGGGACGCTCTGCGAGGCCCTTTAGGTGCGAAGTGAAGGCAAGAGGGCAAACAGAGGGCAAATACGAGCCCTTAGCGTTGGCCATGAGTGAGATGGGGCCTGTGCAAGTTCCACCTACACAGGTTGGGGGCAAGGAAGGGAAACGAATGCCCGGCAGCGGGCACTGGTGTGGGgtggcagagctggctgtgtCAGGCCGAGAGCAGGAGGGCGCGGGAAGGATACTCGACGAAGCAGAAGCCGCAGGGCGTCTTCTTGATCTTGTCCAGCCCCATGACGATGCGCTTGACGTCGCCGCACTTGGAGAAGAGCTCCTGGATCTGCTCCTCGGTGGTGTAGAACGACAGGTTGCCCACGTACAGCGTGGAGGAGATCTTCAGGAACTTCTCCTGCAGCTTCTTGCTACCCTGCGGGCACAGCGGGCCGTCAGCGGGTAACGGCCACCGGCCAACGGCCACCGGGTAACGGTCACCGGGCGCCCCGACCCCGCTGCAGGCCCcgtccccctcaccccccccccccccccgccgcccccggtcCCGGCCGCACCCGGAAGTGCTGGTCGCGGTAGCGGCTGATCTCGCAGTAGGAGTCGCTGTTGAGGCCGCTGAGCGTGGTGTGCAGCAGCCCCGACATGGCGGCCGtgcccgcgcccccccccctcaccccaccgccaccgccgccgccgccgccgccgggatCCTTCCAGAACGGCGCCCACCGGCACCGCCTCACGGCCGGCGGGGCCGCCGAGCCTTCCTATTGGCTGCCGCGCCTGTCGATCGGAGAAGGAAGGCGGGGCGGACGCGCCGGCCGGCCAATCGCCGCGCGGAGCTGCCCGTTCCGCCGCGGCTGTGGCGGCGTTGCGCATGCGCGGTGCGCAGGGCGGGAGGGCGGGAGGCGCTGAGGGGCGGCCCCGTCATggcggcgcggcgggcggcggccgaAGGTGGCGGCGGGCGGGAGGCGGGGGCGGCGCTGCCCTCCCCTCACGGGGCTCTCTGCCCTCACGGTTCGCTCCCCGCCTGTGTTGCAGGGCTGCTCCGGGAGCTGCTGCGGGAGGAGGCCCCGGGCCGCATCGCCGCGCTCACCGAGGAGCTGTTCCGGGCGGCGGGGAGCCTCGGCGGGGAGGCGGGGGCCGAGCCGGAGGTAGGGCCCGGCCCTGCGGCCTGAGGCCTCCCGGTGCTGGGTGTGCTGAGGCGGAACCCGGCCCTGCCGGCCTGGGGATGGAGCAGCCCCGCAACCCGGcaggaataaagcagaaaagtgttaaataataataataaaaaagcgTTAACGGCAGCTCCCGGTGCCCACGCCGCGGGTTTCCACACAAAAACGCAGGTGGCGGAGTGGTGGTGAAGTAAAGCAGGCGTGGGAGCAGCTGAGGGGCTTCCCGACACACACTGACTGGGGACAGCGGGTCTGGCAGGGAGAAAAACCAAGCACACCTAATAACACCTGCATGGGGAGCCCAGCAGGGTGGGAAGCATTTTTTGTACATCACACCAGCGAATTAGGTCGTTGCTTATGATAATGGTAGGGCTTTTTTTTGTAGGCCTTCTAGAGGATGTTTAAGAAGTGGTAAATGACTACTTTAAAAGGTCTTTTTCTAAAAGGAATCAATGAGAAAAGCTAACCTGGAGTAAAAATATAGCTAGCTGAGGTATTGCCCAAACTTTTCCTCCAAAATTCTATTTTGAAGCAAGATTTAGTTCACAGTGGTTGTCCTCAAAGGAAGACTGATTTTGAAAGTCCTCAGTGTGCGACAAAGGGCAGGACAGGTTAGCGTGTGTCAGTACAGGAAATAATTCTAATGCTGTATATAAAGAAGTACAGGAGCATAAAACTGGTATCCTTTGGTTCTTCCTGTTGGGCTAAATGAGttttaaaggagaaattaatttgTCGTCTGATCCCTTAAATAAAAGGGTCCATAACATTTTTCCTGGTTATGCAAGAGCATATTTGTAGCCAACATCTCTTCTGGAAACTATGATTTGAGTGATGGAAAATACGCTACCCTTCGAGATGGGTTTTTAAAGGAGCTTATTGCGTTTATGCAAGATTGCATCATCTTTTTAACAAGAATACCTAGTCAGGAGCCTTTGTTCTTTGTCTGCTGATAACAGGAATTTCCCAGCATAGCTGCTTAAAGTAATTAAATGTAACATTCTGTAGGCAAAAGAGGTAAAGTCTTACTACAGATGCATTTCCCAACCTGGTACAATTTTACAGCTCTTTTCCAGTCCCTTCTAATTTTTCAACATCTGTTTAAAGCACACATAATGTATTCTGAAAGCTGCCAGTGAATCAGTTGTGTTGGACGTGCCGATGTGCTATTGCACAAATTTTTTTATGTGCGAGTGTTTTTGAGGAAGCTTCATCCCAGATGGATAGGGTAAGTCAGGTCATGTTTTGCGAAGTTTGGAAAAGGACTTGACAGAAACATATGTTAGGATATTTCAGTAATTTGACAGATTAATGAGATTTGTTTAGGAACATGCTTGAATGTTTCTGAAGTCCACCACTTCACATACAGAATTTGCTGGTTTGTGTAATTTCAAATTAGAGCTGAATGTTGACGTGACGTACATGTGTGTACTGCTATTGGTCTTATGATTACTTCTTTTTAGTTTCAGGTCATGTCAGCCTTTGATTTGCAGCCATGTTCTTTCTTAACTTCATCTTAGAAACACTCTCAAATTTTTAGAAGATGTGAAATAGTCTTTTAGGAGACTGAGTGTATCTTATAAATGACAAGAATATGTGATTCCTGCCAACTGCTTATCAGTCTTCTGGAATATGTGTTCTGTAGAAAAGCATGATCCAGACTTTTAGCTGAAGAAAACCTGTGTGGTCCACTCAGCGTGCCTGTTTTGGGGTCACTGTCCCAGCTCTCCCTGTGGAGATGGTCGGTTCATGTAACAGCTTCACAGAAAACTCAGGCCTTTGACATCAGTGTCAAAGGTGGTTGCACAAACATGGACAGATCATTAACATGATGAGCATGAAAGGTGGTTCCTTATCCAGCAGTGAATTTGAAAGTGATCCAAATCTAGGACAACATCAAATCTAATAGAATTTTCCTCCTCAGGTTGAAGAAGGTGCAATCAGCCTGTGGAACTGGGCTGTGACCAAGCACATGGGTTCTGTCATCAATGACGAGCAAAGAGCTAAGCGTACGTATGCGTCCTGTTCCTTTCCAAACACATTTGTGTGTTGCAGggtgaaaaggaaaagctctTTGCTGACAGGTATATGTGCAGCACTGTGGATTTGTTTGGGTGTTTGCAGGTAGGGTAGAGACAGAGGAAACTGTACAGCTAGACTTAGATAAACCATTCGGGATCACTCTGGTGTAATGGTGATCTAGTGACACAGAATTAGGATAGGTATTTTTACCACTCCTCCTTCTGTGCATGAGCATCAGTAAAACAATGGTGTAGCCAAAGGAAACTGTAGTTTGCCTTCTAATGCTATGTTTTTAATCTGAGAATGTATGGAAATAAAACTGACGTAAATTTTAGACTGTTGGTCAGTTAATTTATAAAAAGTGAGACTTTTTTAACGTAGCTATCTCACTaatgttaacagaaaaaaatctaaatctttttttttgactcCCCTGCCTCATCCAGGCACACAGCTGGTTGGTTTGCTTAAAGCCagaagcagggctgggggaaatCAGAAGTGAGCTTTTGGTCTACTCTGTCATCCAGTTCCTTATGTGGTTCTGCAGGATTGCAATATCTGGCCTACATTTCTGTCTTGAGGGATTATAGTCAAAATTATGTACACTCTGCATCATATAAATGATgtcaggggaagggaaaagggtaagtttacacaaaataaataataattaccGTAGTGTAATGTTCTCAGATCTTATATCACAGCTGAAGGGCCAGGGAGAggctatttaaaatatattaagcaGTGTCTTTTCTATCCCTGATGTTTAAGAAAggccagaaaatatttttgctttttactttgaaaatgtaaagattATTAAACTTGATTTCCCTATGTTGCTGAAGGCTATTCTGAGGCACTCAAGGCATGTTACTGTGAGCACCTGTAATGTAATTAAGTCTTTGAATGCTGTGTCTTTAACTTAGGTATTTAATAGGTTTAATAGGTATTTTGAggagaatatcttttttttttttttttttcttgatgccTAAAAGGCAGTTTTAAAGAGCTTGGCTAAAATTCAGACTGAAGCtttcaaatttttctttcctgcaattTTACATGGTAAACTGTCTTTTGGATATGGCAGGGCCTGACTttcttaagtaaaaaaaaaaaaaaaaaaagacaaaaggaaactTAAGAATATATTATACATTGTTTTCCTGCAGTGCGATTTGTTGCTTGTAGACTGGTGTGCCTTTGTGAAGGCAGTGATCCTCCGGAGGGGACTATTCGAAGACAGATTTTGGTAAGGCTGTTGGCAGGTAAGCAATGAAATGCAGTTGATCACCAAGGGAAATCTTACAACCTTATTACAATTGCTTTGGAAAGTGAGTGAAATAAGCCTGTAATTCTGGGGAGTGTGCATGTTGAAGGTGGGCCCATATCACAGGCATACCTTGCTGAGTTAGTGCAGTTACAAATTTCTTAACAGTGCAGTTAGCATCACATCTTTGTCATATGTTAAAATGTTATGAGGGAAGCATTACTACAATATCCTATAGTACTGTGCAGTAGGGCACTCGAAGTCCTACACTGCACCTAGGTGCTATGGAGTTAATTCAGATGCGAGAGGCACTTGTCACAAATTAAAGAGCTGAAATACCTCTCTCCTGCATAAGATATGTGCGTTAACAAGAAGAAATTTAACACTGCTTCTTTGAAGTGACTAAATTGTCACAAAGCACatatcattttctctttcagatgtCAATGAAAACTGGTAAAGGATGGATAGATATTGGAAAAGCTGATCTTGCTGATGAATTTCTAGAGATTGCCTTGAATGTAAGTGCTTTTCTCATTCTAGTTTCTTATAAACACACCTGTTTGTAAGTTCATGGGTGATGCTtaagctttgttttccagagcatAGAAAAACTGTACACAAAATTACGTAAGGGGAGCGATGGTGAAGCAGATATTCATGTGCACAAAGCTGATGTGGAGAAGGACCTCTTCAAAGTGCTCTCTTATCAGGCTGAATCAGTATGTGTTCTTCCCTGCTTTCTTTATAAGTCACTAGGGGGTACAAAGGAAACTCTGACCCGTTTATTAGATGTATGAATGCTTGGCACCGAGGACTTGCTGAAGGATATATTTCCTTTGCTTAGATGTAAGATATCAGACGTGATGTTTGCATTCAGTGTTGCAATAATTTGATGATTTTTAATTTGCCTGGTTTATCGCAGTCATTTCTGCTGTGTTGTTTATATCTTCTAGTTCAGATTTGTTGCTCTATGATTTGGCTAGC belongs to Anas acuta chromosome 13, bAnaAcu1.1, whole genome shotgun sequence and includes:
- the LOC137863553 gene encoding nuclear cap-binding protein subunit 2 isoform X1; translated protein: MSGLLHTTLSGLNSDSYCEISRYRDQHFRGSKKLQEKFLKISSTLYVGNLSFYTTEEQIQELFSKCGDVKRIVMGLDKIKKTPCGFCFVEYYTRADAEHAMRFINGTRLDDRIVRTDWDAGFKEGRQYGRGKTGGQVRDEYRTDYDVGRGGFGKIIQMQKANHQPAVY
- the LOC137863553 gene encoding nuclear cap-binding protein subunit 2 isoform X2, which codes for MGLDKIKKTPCGFCFVEYYTRADAEHAMRFINGTRLDDRIVRTDWDAGFKEGRQYGRGKTGGQVRDEYRTDYDVGRGGFGKIIQMQKANHQPAVY